A window of the Streptomyces sp. NBC_00250 genome harbors these coding sequences:
- a CDS encoding roadblock/LC7 domain-containing protein, which yields MSQAAQNLNWLITNFVDNTPGVSHTVVVSADGLLLAMSEGFPRDRADQLAAVASGLTSLTAGASRIFEGGAVNQTVVEMERGFLFIMSVSDGSSLAVLAHPEADIGLVGYEMALLVDRAGSVLTPDLRAELQGSLLN from the coding sequence ATGAGCCAGGCGGCGCAGAATCTGAACTGGTTGATCACCAACTTCGTGGACAACACCCCCGGGGTGTCGCACACGGTGGTGGTCTCCGCCGACGGACTCCTGCTGGCGATGTCCGAGGGTTTCCCCCGGGACCGCGCCGACCAGCTGGCGGCCGTCGCTTCCGGACTGACCTCGCTGACCGCGGGCGCGTCCCGGATCTTCGAGGGCGGTGCGGTCAATCAGACCGTGGTGGAGATGGAGCGCGGCTTCCTCTTCATCATGTCGGTCTCGGACGGCTCCTCGCTGGCCGTCCTCGCCCACCCGGAGGCCGACATCGGTCTCGTGGGCTACGAGATGGCTCTGCTCGTGGACCGCGCGGGCAGCGTCCTGACTCCTGACCTCCGGGCGGAGCTTCAGGGAAGTCTTCTCAACTAA
- a CDS encoding GTP-binding protein has protein sequence MDFASSSGGAARSTTSAKIVVAGGFGVGKTTFVGAVSEINPLRTEAVMTSASAGIDDLTHTGDKTTTTVAMDFGRITLDQDLILYLFGTPGQDRFWFMWDDLVRGAIGAVVLVDTRRLADCFPAVDYFENSGLPFVIALNGFDGSQPYQPEEVREALQIGPDTPIITTDARHRADAKSALITLVEHALMARLR, from the coding sequence GTGGACTTCGCAAGCTCTAGCGGCGGCGCGGCCCGTTCAACCACCAGCGCGAAGATCGTGGTGGCGGGTGGCTTCGGCGTGGGCAAGACCACGTTCGTGGGCGCCGTCTCGGAGATCAACCCGCTGCGTACCGAAGCCGTCATGACGTCCGCGTCCGCGGGCATCGACGACCTCACGCACACCGGCGACAAGACGACGACGACTGTCGCCATGGACTTCGGCCGCATCACGCTGGACCAGGACCTGATCCTGTACCTCTTCGGTACGCCGGGCCAGGACCGCTTCTGGTTCATGTGGGACGACCTGGTCCGCGGCGCCATCGGCGCCGTCGTGCTCGTCGACACCCGCCGCCTCGCCGACTGCTTCCCCGCGGTCGACTACTTCGAGAACAGCGGACTGCCGTTCGTCATCGCCCTCAACGGCTTCGACGGGAGCCAGCCGTACCAGCCCGAGGAGGTCCGCGAGGCCCTTCAGATCGGCCCGGACACCCCCATCATCACCACGGACGCCCGCCACCGCGCGGACGCCAAGAGCGCGCTCATCACACTCGTCGAGCACGCCCTCATGGCCCGCCTGCGGTAG
- a CDS encoding DUF742 domain-containing protein — protein MGTPPGSSPYNGYDAYQAPLGDTTQNRFNFPSTPSRQGVSQPYRQPHAQPAGAQGSSRAPSAAGSSSSGGHNPLVRPYAMTGGRTRPRYQLAIEALVSTTADPARLQGQLPEHQRICRLCFEIKSVAEISALLSIPLGVARILVADLAEAGLVAIHQPGGDEAAGGQPDVTLLERVLSGLRKL, from the coding sequence GTGGGAACACCACCGGGCTCAAGCCCCTACAACGGTTATGACGCGTACCAGGCGCCGCTCGGCGACACCACGCAGAACCGGTTCAACTTTCCCTCCACCCCGAGCAGACAGGGTGTGTCGCAGCCCTACCGGCAGCCTCACGCCCAGCCCGCGGGTGCGCAGGGCTCCTCGCGTGCTCCTTCCGCCGCCGGTTCGAGCAGCTCGGGCGGGCACAACCCGCTGGTGCGTCCGTACGCGATGACCGGCGGCCGGACCCGGCCGCGTTACCAGCTCGCCATCGAGGCGCTGGTCAGTACCACGGCCGATCCGGCGCGGCTGCAGGGGCAGTTGCCCGAGCACCAGCGGATCTGCCGGCTGTGCTTCGAGATCAAGTCGGTCGCGGAGATCTCGGCCCTTCTCTCCATCCCCCTCGGCGTCGCCCGAATCCTCGTCGCCGACCTGGCAGAGGCCGGACTTGTCGCCATCCACCAGCCGGGCGGCGACGAAGCCGCCGGCGGTCAGCCAGACGTGACACTGCTCGAAAGGGTGCTCAGTGGACTTCGCAAGCTCTAG
- a CDS encoding acyl-CoA carboxylase subunit epsilon produces the protein MTTPANLLRVEKGLADPEELAAITAVLLARAAARSDEDATTDHRARTTAGWRRLEREHGFRAPHSWR, from the coding sequence GTGACAACCCCTGCCAACCTTCTCCGTGTCGAGAAGGGCCTCGCCGACCCCGAGGAGCTGGCCGCCATCACGGCGGTGCTGCTCGCCCGCGCCGCCGCCCGGTCCGACGAGGACGCGACGACGGACCACCGCGCCCGCACCACGGCCGGCTGGCGCCGACTGGAGCGCGAGCACGGCTTCCGCGCGCCGCACAGCTGGCGCTGA
- a CDS encoding acyl-CoA carboxylase subunit beta, which yields MTVVDQIPSEPADARGRVAELHVLREQALRGPSERATEAQHAKGKLTARERIELLLDPGSFNEVEQLRRHRAQGFGLEAKKPYTDGVITGWGTVEGRTVFVYAHDFRIFGGALGEAHATKIHKIMDMAIAAGAPLVSLNDGAGARIQEGVSALAGYGGIFQRNTRASGVIPQISVMLGPCAGGAAYSPALTDFVFMVRETSQMFITGPDVVKAVTGEEITQNGLGGADVHAGVSGVSHFAYDDEETCIAEVRYLLSMLPQNNRENPPTVASEDPADRRSDVLLDLVPADGNRPYDMHKVIEELVDDGDYLEIHERWARNIICALARLDGQVVGLVANQPQTLAGVLDIEASEKAARFVQMCDAFNIPIITLLDVPGFLPGVDQEHGGIIRHGAKLLYAYCNATVPRISLILRKAYGGAYIVMDSQSIGADLTYAWPTNEIAVMGAEGAANVIFRKQIAEAEDPEAMRARMVKEYKAELMHPYYAAERGLVDDVIDPADTRQVLIRSLAMLRTKHADLPSRKHGNPPQ from the coding sequence ATGACCGTTGTGGATCAGATCCCGAGCGAGCCCGCCGACGCCCGTGGCCGAGTGGCCGAGCTGCACGTCCTGCGCGAGCAGGCCCTGCGTGGCCCGAGTGAGCGCGCGACCGAGGCCCAGCACGCGAAGGGCAAGCTGACGGCGCGCGAGCGCATCGAGCTGCTGCTCGACCCCGGTTCCTTCAACGAGGTCGAGCAACTGCGCCGGCACCGCGCCCAGGGCTTCGGCCTGGAGGCGAAGAAGCCGTACACCGACGGTGTGATCACCGGGTGGGGCACGGTCGAGGGCCGGACGGTCTTCGTCTACGCGCACGACTTCCGGATCTTCGGCGGCGCGCTCGGCGAGGCGCACGCGACGAAGATCCACAAGATCATGGACATGGCCATCGCGGCCGGAGCCCCGCTGGTCTCCCTGAACGACGGCGCCGGCGCCCGTATCCAGGAGGGCGTCTCCGCCCTCGCCGGCTACGGCGGCATCTTCCAGCGCAACACCCGCGCCTCGGGTGTCATCCCGCAGATCTCGGTGATGCTCGGCCCGTGCGCCGGCGGCGCGGCCTACAGCCCGGCCCTCACGGACTTCGTCTTCATGGTCCGCGAGACCTCGCAGATGTTCATCACCGGACCGGACGTCGTCAAGGCGGTCACCGGCGAGGAGATCACCCAGAACGGCCTCGGCGGCGCCGATGTCCACGCGGGTGTCTCCGGTGTCTCCCACTTCGCGTACGACGACGAGGAGACCTGCATCGCGGAGGTCCGCTACCTCCTGTCGATGCTCCCGCAGAACAACCGCGAGAACCCGCCGACCGTCGCCTCCGAGGACCCGGCGGACCGCCGCTCCGACGTCCTGCTCGACCTGGTCCCGGCCGACGGCAACCGCCCGTACGACATGCACAAGGTCATCGAGGAGCTCGTCGACGACGGCGACTACCTGGAGATCCACGAGCGCTGGGCCCGCAACATCATCTGCGCCCTCGCCCGGCTCGACGGCCAGGTCGTCGGTCTCGTCGCCAACCAGCCCCAGACGCTGGCCGGTGTCCTGGACATCGAGGCCTCCGAGAAGGCCGCCCGCTTCGTGCAGATGTGCGACGCCTTCAACATCCCGATCATCACCCTTCTGGACGTACCCGGCTTCCTGCCGGGCGTCGACCAGGAGCACGGTGGAATCATCCGCCACGGCGCGAAGCTGCTGTACGCGTACTGCAACGCGACCGTGCCCCGGATCAGCCTGATCCTGCGCAAGGCGTACGGCGGCGCTTACATCGTCATGGACTCCCAGTCCATCGGCGCCGACCTGACGTACGCCTGGCCCACCAACGAAATCGCGGTCATGGGCGCCGAGGGCGCCGCCAACGTGATCTTCCGCAAGCAGATCGCCGAGGCCGAGGACCCCGAGGCCATGCGAGCCCGCATGGTCAAGGAGTACAAGGCCGAGCTGATGCACCCGTACTACGCGGCGGAGCGCGGCCTGGTCGACGACGTCATCGACCCCGCCGACACCCGCCAGGTGCTCATCAGGTCCCTCGCGATGCTCCGCACCAAGCACGCCGACCTGCCGTCCCGCAAGCACGGCAACCCGCCTCAGTAA